One genomic window of Geodermatophilus sp. DSM 44513 includes the following:
- the nucS gene encoding endonuclease NucS, protein MRLVIARCSVDYIGRLTAHLPMASRLLLVKADGSVSVHADDRAYKPLNWMTPPCSLREELADGAGTWTVTNRVGEQLVITIESVEHDSSHELGVDPGLQKDGVEAELQRLLALHVETFGTGWSLVRREYPTAIGPVDLLCRDADGTTVAVEVKRRGEIDGVEQLTRYLELLNRDPLLAPVRGVFAAQEIRPQARVLAGDRGIDCLTVDYAVLKGTDDPSQRLF, encoded by the coding sequence GTGCGCCTGGTCATCGCCCGCTGCTCGGTCGACTACATCGGCCGACTCACCGCCCACCTGCCGATGGCCTCCCGGCTGCTGCTGGTCAAGGCCGACGGCTCGGTGTCGGTGCACGCCGACGACCGCGCGTACAAGCCGCTGAACTGGATGACCCCGCCGTGCTCGCTGCGCGAGGAGCTCGCCGACGGAGCCGGCACCTGGACGGTGACCAACCGGGTCGGCGAGCAGCTGGTGATCACCATCGAGTCCGTCGAACACGACAGCTCCCACGAGCTCGGCGTCGACCCGGGCCTGCAGAAGGACGGCGTGGAGGCCGAGCTGCAGCGGCTGCTGGCGCTGCACGTGGAGACCTTCGGGACCGGCTGGTCCCTGGTGCGCCGCGAGTACCCGACCGCGATCGGCCCGGTGGACCTGCTCTGCCGGGACGCCGACGGGACCACCGTCGCCGTGGAGGTCAAGCGCCGCGGCGAGATCGACGGCGTGGAGCAGCTGACCCGCTACCTCGAGCTGCTCAACCGCGACCCGCTGCTCGCCCCGGTCCGCGGGGTGTTCGCCGCCCAGGAGATCCGGCCGCAGGCCCGGGTGCTGGCCGGTGACCGCGGCATCGACTGCCTCACCGTCGACTACGCCGTCCTCAAGGGCACCGACGACCCCTCCCAGCGGCTCTTCTGA
- a CDS encoding class F sortase, translating into MSRHRAPRHPPRPWLRGLLAAAAVASGAAVLTTVGAAGPATTVAAPVVVERGTERTAAAPVRVRVPAAGVDSELLRLGTDAAGALVPPDDYGRAGWFTGGAVPGDVGPAVLAGHVDSLDGPAVFARIGALATGDEVLVDRADGTTVRFAVTGVDRYPKNDFPTAAVYGPTPRAELRLVTCGGDFDRAARSYLDNVVVTAVLSG; encoded by the coding sequence GTGAGCCGTCACCGCGCGCCGCGCCACCCACCCCGGCCGTGGCTGCGGGGGCTGCTCGCCGCGGCCGCCGTGGCGTCGGGGGCGGCGGTGCTGACCACGGTCGGCGCCGCGGGCCCGGCCACCACCGTCGCGGCCCCGGTGGTCGTCGAGCGCGGCACGGAGCGCACCGCGGCCGCGCCGGTGCGGGTGCGGGTGCCGGCCGCCGGGGTGGACAGCGAGCTGCTGCGGCTCGGCACCGACGCGGCCGGCGCCCTGGTCCCCCCGGACGACTACGGACGGGCCGGCTGGTTCACCGGCGGGGCCGTGCCCGGGGACGTCGGGCCGGCGGTGCTCGCCGGGCACGTGGACTCCCTCGACGGCCCGGCGGTGTTCGCCCGCATCGGCGCGCTGGCCACCGGGGACGAGGTGCTGGTGGACCGGGCCGACGGCACGACGGTGCGCTTCGCCGTCACGGGGGTCGACCGGTACCCGAAGAACGACTTCCCGACCGCGGCCGTCTACGGCCCCACGCCGCGGGCGGAGCTCCGGCTGGTCACCTGTGGTGGTGACTTCGACCGCGCGGCGCGCAGCTACCTCGACAACGTCGTGGTCACTGCCGTGCTCAGCGGCTGA
- a CDS encoding 3-hydroxyacyl-CoA dehydrogenase family protein gives MARVLTEVGVVGLGTMGAGIAEVLARAGLSVTAVDVDEAAVARGRGHVEQSTGKALARGKLDAAERDTILGRIRFATSMEELSRAELVVEAVPERMELKRDIFSTLDKICPPDTILATNTSSLSVTEISVATGRPSKVIGMHFFNPAPVMKLVEIVRTVVTEPSVVEDVEALAARLGKVDVTIGDKAGFIANALLFGYLNHAVAMYENRYASREDIDAAMRLGCGLPMGPLALMDLIGLDTAYEILDTMYRQSRDRLHAPTPVIKQMVTAGLLGRKSGRGFYTYAGRDSAEVVPDAHTPAPGGATEGAREVRTVGVVGSGTMATGIVEVLARGGYDVRFVARSPEKVETVGRELARSLEKQVQRGRLDGAERDAALARVAGTTSLDDLAERDLVIEAIAESLPVKEALFENLGEIAKPGAVLATTTSSLPVIECARASGRPEDVVGMHFFNPAQVMRLVEVVSTISTAPDVAATAHAVSERLGKHAVSCADRAGFVVNALLFPYLNDAVRMLEAHYATADDIDAAMKVGCGYPMGPFELLDVVGLDVALAIERELYAEFREPGFAPAPLLEHLVTAGYLGRKTGRGFRDHARR, from the coding sequence GTGGCGAGAGTTCTGACCGAGGTCGGCGTGGTGGGGCTGGGCACGATGGGTGCCGGCATCGCCGAGGTGCTCGCGCGCGCGGGCCTGTCGGTCACCGCCGTGGACGTCGACGAGGCGGCCGTGGCCCGCGGCCGGGGGCACGTCGAGCAGTCCACCGGCAAGGCCCTGGCCCGCGGCAAGCTCGACGCCGCCGAGCGCGACACCATCCTGGGCCGGATCCGCTTCGCCACCTCGATGGAGGAGCTGTCCCGGGCCGAGCTGGTCGTCGAGGCGGTGCCCGAGCGGATGGAGCTCAAGCGCGACATCTTCTCCACGCTGGACAAGATCTGCCCGCCGGACACCATCCTGGCCACGAACACCTCGAGCCTGTCGGTCACCGAGATCTCGGTCGCCACCGGGCGGCCGAGCAAGGTCATCGGGATGCACTTCTTCAACCCGGCCCCGGTCATGAAGCTCGTCGAGATCGTGCGCACCGTGGTCACCGAGCCCTCGGTCGTCGAGGACGTCGAGGCGCTGGCCGCCCGGCTGGGCAAGGTCGACGTCACCATCGGCGACAAGGCCGGCTTCATCGCCAACGCGCTGCTGTTCGGTTACCTGAACCACGCGGTCGCGATGTACGAGAACCGCTACGCCAGCCGTGAGGACATCGACGCGGCGATGCGGCTGGGCTGCGGCCTGCCCATGGGCCCACTGGCGCTCATGGACCTCATCGGCCTGGACACCGCCTACGAGATCCTCGACACGATGTACCGGCAGTCCCGCGACCGGCTGCACGCGCCCACGCCGGTCATCAAGCAGATGGTGACCGCCGGGCTGCTGGGCCGGAAGTCCGGCCGGGGCTTCTACACCTACGCCGGGCGCGACTCCGCCGAGGTGGTCCCCGACGCGCACACCCCCGCGCCGGGCGGGGCCACCGAGGGCGCCCGCGAGGTGCGCACGGTCGGCGTCGTCGGCTCCGGGACCATGGCCACCGGCATCGTCGAGGTGCTCGCCCGCGGCGGCTACGACGTCCGCTTCGTCGCCCGCTCGCCGGAGAAGGTCGAGACGGTGGGCCGGGAGCTGGCCCGGTCGCTGGAGAAGCAGGTGCAGCGCGGCCGCCTGGACGGGGCCGAGCGCGACGCCGCCCTCGCCCGTGTCGCCGGCACGACGTCGCTGGACGACCTCGCCGAACGCGACCTGGTCATCGAGGCGATCGCGGAGTCGCTGCCGGTCAAGGAGGCGCTGTTCGAGAACCTGGGCGAGATCGCCAAGCCCGGCGCGGTTCTGGCCACGACGACGTCCAGCCTGCCGGTCATCGAGTGCGCCCGCGCCAGCGGCCGTCCCGAGGACGTCGTCGGCATGCACTTCTTCAACCCCGCCCAGGTGATGCGGCTCGTCGAGGTCGTCTCCACGATCTCCACCGCACCGGACGTCGCGGCCACTGCGCACGCGGTGTCCGAGCGGCTGGGCAAGCACGCGGTCTCCTGCGCCGACCGCGCCGGGTTCGTCGTCAACGCGCTGCTGTTCCCCTACCTCAACGACGCGGTGCGGATGCTCGAGGCGCACTACGCGACCGCCGACGACATCGACGCGGCGATGAAGGTCGGCTGCGGCTACCCGATGGGCCCCTTCGAGCTGCTGGACGTCGTGGGCCTGGACGTGGCGCTGGCCATCGAGCGGGAGCTCTACGCGGAGTTCCGCGAGCCCGGCTTCGCGCCCGCGCCGCTGCTGGAGCACCTGGTCACCGCCGGGTACCTGGGCCGCAAGACCGGCCGCGGCTTCCGCGACCACGCCCGCCGCTGA
- a CDS encoding enoyl-CoA hydratase-related protein, which translates to MSAAGEPRVERDGDVVTLTMCRPARRNALSRDHLQQLLAAVRTVGDSDAAGLVIAAEGPVFSAGHDFADVAGRPVTEVRDLLQLCTELMQTLHDVPQVVVARVHALATAAGCQLVASCDLAVAAESAAFAAPGGKGGWFCHTPMVAIARDIGRKRAMELALTGDVIDAATALDWGLVNRVVPDDALDDAVAELVDRATRGSRASKAWGKQTMHAQLGRPERDAYTTAVEVMAAASQLPGAVEGMSAFLEKRRPVWSD; encoded by the coding sequence ATGAGCGCAGCAGGTGAGCCCCGGGTCGAGCGGGACGGCGACGTCGTCACCCTCACGATGTGCCGGCCCGCCCGGCGCAACGCGCTGTCCCGCGACCACCTGCAGCAGCTGCTGGCCGCGGTGCGGACGGTGGGCGACAGCGACGCCGCCGGGCTGGTGATCGCCGCGGAGGGGCCGGTGTTCAGCGCCGGGCACGACTTCGCCGACGTGGCCGGCCGGCCGGTCACCGAGGTGCGCGACCTGCTGCAGCTGTGCACCGAGCTGATGCAGACGCTGCACGACGTCCCGCAGGTGGTGGTGGCCCGCGTGCACGCCCTGGCCACCGCCGCCGGCTGCCAGCTGGTCGCCTCCTGCGACCTGGCCGTGGCCGCCGAGTCGGCCGCCTTCGCCGCCCCGGGCGGCAAGGGCGGCTGGTTCTGCCACACCCCGATGGTGGCCATCGCCCGCGACATCGGCCGCAAGCGGGCCATGGAGCTGGCGCTCACCGGCGACGTCATCGACGCCGCCACCGCGCTGGACTGGGGCCTGGTCAACCGGGTGGTGCCCGACGACGCGCTGGACGACGCCGTCGCCGAACTCGTGGACCGGGCCACCCGCGGCTCGCGGGCCAGCAAGGCGTGGGGCAAGCAGACGATGCACGCCCAGCTCGGCCGGCCCGAGCGGGACGCCTACACCACCGCGGTCGAGGTCATGGCCGCCGCCAGCCAGCTGCCCGGGGCGGTCGAGGGCATGTCGGCGTTCCTGGAGAAGCGCCGCCCCGTCTGGTCGGACTGA
- a CDS encoding dicarboxylate/amino acid:cation symporter has product MLARLRRVPFAAQVLLALVLGVALGLLARDLGPVADGTPNWLTSTLQTVGSTFVTLLRVLVPPLVVTAVIVSIANLRQVSNAARLAGQTLLWFAITALIAVSLGIGLGLLTEPGRNSSVDAAAQEVLATTGGWWDFLTGLVPDNVLGLQTGADGSLSFNVLQLIVLSVAVGVAALKVGEPAEPFLALVRSALAVVQKLLWWVILLAPLGTVGLIGNAVASYGWGSLGSLGVFAGSVYAGLVLVLFVVYPVLLRLHGLSPLRWFAGAWPAIQLAFVSRSSIGTLPVTERVTEQLGVPRSYASFAVPLGATTKMDGCAAIYPALAAIFVAQFFGVDLSLTDYLLVALVSVVGSAATAGVTGAVVMLTLTLSTLGLPLAGVGLLLAIDPILDMGRTAVNVAGQALVPTIVAKREGILDLDRFRSTSPADPVARLEVDEDLRRPVQV; this is encoded by the coding sequence GTGCTCGCTCGTCTCCGCCGTGTCCCGTTCGCGGCGCAGGTCCTCCTCGCCCTCGTGCTGGGCGTCGCCCTCGGCCTCCTCGCCCGGGACCTCGGTCCCGTCGCCGACGGGACGCCGAACTGGCTGACCAGCACCCTGCAGACCGTCGGCAGCACCTTCGTCACGCTGCTGCGGGTGCTCGTCCCCCCGCTGGTGGTCACCGCGGTGATCGTCAGCATCGCCAACCTCCGGCAGGTGTCCAACGCCGCCCGGCTGGCCGGGCAGACGCTGCTGTGGTTCGCGATCACCGCGCTGATCGCCGTCTCCCTGGGCATCGGCCTCGGGCTGCTCACCGAGCCCGGCCGCAACAGCTCCGTCGACGCCGCCGCCCAGGAGGTGCTCGCGACCACCGGCGGGTGGTGGGACTTCCTCACCGGCCTGGTGCCGGACAACGTGCTCGGCCTGCAGACCGGCGCCGACGGCAGCCTGTCGTTCAACGTGCTGCAGCTGATCGTGCTCTCGGTCGCCGTCGGTGTCGCGGCCCTCAAGGTGGGCGAGCCGGCCGAGCCGTTCCTGGCGCTGGTCCGCTCCGCGCTGGCCGTGGTGCAGAAGCTGCTGTGGTGGGTGATCCTGCTGGCCCCCCTCGGCACCGTCGGCCTGATCGGCAACGCGGTGGCCAGCTACGGCTGGGGGTCCCTCGGCTCGCTCGGCGTCTTCGCCGGGTCCGTGTACGCCGGCCTGGTCCTCGTGCTGTTCGTCGTCTACCCGGTGCTGCTGCGACTGCACGGCCTCTCGCCGCTGCGCTGGTTCGCCGGTGCCTGGCCGGCCATCCAGCTGGCCTTCGTGTCCCGCTCCTCCATCGGCACGCTGCCGGTGACCGAGCGGGTGACCGAGCAGCTCGGGGTCCCGCGGTCCTACGCGTCCTTCGCCGTCCCGCTGGGCGCCACCACGAAGATGGACGGCTGCGCGGCGATCTACCCGGCGCTGGCGGCGATCTTCGTCGCGCAGTTCTTCGGCGTGGACCTGTCGCTCACCGACTACCTGCTCGTCGCGCTGGTCTCCGTCGTCGGGTCCGCGGCCACCGCCGGGGTGACCGGTGCGGTGGTCATGCTGACGCTGACCCTCTCCACGCTGGGCCTGCCGCTGGCCGGCGTCGGCCTGCTGCTGGCGATCGACCCGATCCTGGACATGGGCCGCACCGCGGTGAACGTCGCCGGCCAGGCGCTGGTGCCGACCATCGTCGCCAAGCGCGAGGGCATCCTGGACCTCGACCGCTTCCGCTCGACCTCCCCGGCCGACCCGGTGGCCCGGCTCGAGGTCGACGAGGACCTGCGCCGGCCCGTCCAGGTGTAG
- a CDS encoding YqjF family protein, which produces MEPELVTDTAPRPAGRTVFTQGWRDVTFLHWAVDPALVAPLLPAGTRPDVLDGATHVGLIPFRMRRIGLLGAPGVPWAGSFAETNVRLYSADGQGRRGVVFRSLDADRLLPVLAARWGAGLPYCWARMRVHRDGDVVTYTSRRRWPGPRGAGGRVAVRVGARLADPGPLAGFLTGRWGLHQTAGGRLAYWPNEHPAWPLHAAELLGCADDLRAAAGFPSVGGPPDSVLFSPGVDVRFGPRLR; this is translated from the coding sequence GTGGAACCCGAGCTGGTGACCGACACCGCCCCCCGCCCGGCCGGGCGCACCGTGTTCACCCAGGGCTGGCGCGACGTCACCTTCCTGCACTGGGCGGTGGACCCGGCCCTGGTCGCCCCGCTGCTGCCGGCCGGCACCCGGCCCGACGTGCTGGACGGCGCCACCCACGTCGGGCTGATCCCGTTCCGGATGCGCCGGATCGGGCTGCTCGGCGCCCCGGGCGTGCCGTGGGCGGGCTCGTTCGCGGAGACCAACGTCCGGCTGTACTCCGCCGACGGGCAGGGCCGCCGGGGCGTGGTGTTCCGGTCGCTGGACGCCGACCGGCTGCTGCCGGTGCTCGCCGCCCGCTGGGGAGCCGGGCTGCCGTACTGCTGGGCGCGGATGCGGGTGCACCGCGACGGCGACGTGGTCACCTACACCTCGCGCCGCCGCTGGCCCGGGCCGCGCGGTGCCGGCGGGCGGGTCGCCGTCCGGGTGGGCGCGCGGCTGGCCGACCCCGGCCCGCTGGCCGGCTTCCTCACCGGCCGCTGGGGGCTGCACCAGACCGCCGGCGGCCGGCTGGCCTACTGGCCCAACGAGCACCCGGCCTGGCCGCTGCACGCCGCCGAGCTGCTCGGCTGCGCGGACGACCTGCGGGCCGCCGCCGGGTTCCCCTCGGTGGGCGGTCCGCCGGACAGCGTGCTGTTCTCCCCCGGTGTCGACGTCCGCTTCGGCCCCCGGCTGCGCTGA
- a CDS encoding Gfo/Idh/MocA family oxidoreductase — protein MDPVRFGLVGYGFGGRWFHAPLLAAAPEVDLLGVVTTSAERRAQVAAEHPGLPTVASLEELAAAGAEAVAISTPADTHSALTDRALELGLAVVCDKPFALDAAAARRSVALAAERGLPLAPYQNRRWDSDFRTVRALVDAGRLGTVTRFESRFERFAPEPGPPAAGGGTLLDFGSHLVDQALVLLGPVDTVYAEWRLGASGLDDDVFVALTHAGGARAHLWGSWSQGAPGDRFRVAGTEGAYVVGGPMDGQEDALLAGHTPATLGGRWGAEPEGRWGRLRRGDEGVVVPTERGRWDTFHPAFAAAVRGRGPVPVDPRDAVATATVLDAARRSATGGGVIRL, from the coding sequence ATGGACCCCGTGCGCTTCGGCCTGGTCGGCTACGGCTTCGGCGGGCGCTGGTTCCACGCGCCGCTGCTGGCCGCCGCACCGGAGGTCGACCTGCTCGGCGTGGTGACCACCTCGGCCGAGCGCCGCGCGCAGGTCGCCGCCGAGCACCCGGGGCTGCCCACCGTCGCCTCCCTGGAGGAGCTGGCCGCCGCCGGCGCGGAGGCGGTGGCGATCTCCACCCCGGCGGACACGCACAGCGCGCTGACCGACCGGGCGCTGGAGCTGGGCCTGGCCGTGGTCTGCGACAAGCCGTTCGCCCTCGACGCGGCGGCCGCGCGGCGGTCGGTGGCCCTCGCCGCCGAGCGCGGCCTGCCGCTGGCGCCGTACCAGAACCGGCGCTGGGACTCCGACTTCCGCACCGTGCGGGCGCTGGTCGACGCCGGCCGGCTGGGCACCGTCACCCGGTTCGAGTCGCGCTTCGAGCGGTTTGCGCCCGAGCCCGGCCCGCCGGCCGCGGGCGGCGGCACCCTGCTGGACTTCGGCAGCCACCTGGTCGACCAGGCGCTGGTGCTGCTCGGCCCGGTGGACACCGTCTACGCCGAGTGGCGGCTGGGCGCCTCGGGTCTGGACGACGACGTCTTCGTCGCGCTCACCCACGCCGGCGGGGCCCGCGCGCACCTGTGGGGCAGCTGGAGCCAGGGCGCGCCCGGGGACCGCTTCCGGGTGGCCGGCACCGAGGGCGCCTACGTGGTGGGCGGGCCGATGGACGGGCAGGAGGACGCGCTGCTGGCCGGGCACACCCCGGCCACGCTGGGCGGGCGCTGGGGCGCGGAGCCGGAGGGTCGCTGGGGCCGGCTGCGCCGCGGCGACGAGGGCGTCGTGGTGCCGACCGAGCGCGGCCGCTGGGACACCTTCCACCCCGCCTTCGCCGCCGCCGTCCGCGGGCGGGGGCCGGTGCCGGTCGACCCGCGGGACGCCGTGGCCACCGCCACGGTGCTCGACGCCGCCCGCCGCAGCGCCACCGGGGGCGGGGTCATCCGGCTGTAG
- the mce gene encoding methylmalonyl-CoA epimerase encodes MTTDPRTGLPTELFTAVDHVGIAVSDLDEALAFYAQALGVHSVHEEVNEEQGVREAMLAVGDGDTRIQLLAPLTPESTIARFIGRSGPGLQQLALRVTDAEAAAATLRERGLRLLYDTPRRGTSGSRVNFVHPKDAGGVLVELVEPAADGRHDPRDR; translated from the coding sequence GTGACCACCGACCCGCGCACCGGCCTGCCGACCGAGCTGTTCACCGCCGTCGACCACGTCGGCATCGCCGTCTCGGACCTCGACGAGGCGCTGGCCTTCTACGCCCAGGCCCTCGGCGTGCACTCGGTGCACGAGGAGGTCAACGAGGAGCAGGGCGTCCGCGAGGCGATGCTCGCCGTCGGCGACGGCGACACCCGCATCCAGCTGCTCGCGCCGCTGACCCCGGAGTCGACGATCGCGAGGTTCATCGGCCGCTCCGGCCCCGGCCTGCAGCAGCTGGCCCTGCGGGTGACCGACGCGGAGGCGGCGGCCGCCACCCTGCGCGAGCGCGGCCTGCGGCTGCTCTACGACACCCCCCGGCGCGGCACGTCGGGCAGCCGGGTCAACTTCGTGCACCCCAAGGACGCCGGCGGCGTGCTCGTGGAGCTGGTCGAGCCGGCGGCGGACGGGCGACACGACCCGCGCGACCGGTGA
- a CDS encoding DUF4397 domain-containing protein produces MDRWTRVLAVTALGAGAVLLTPTGAGAAETGLLRLAHLSPDTPAVDVYVDSVADPGDGTALLTVPGVGYGTISDYQDVPAGVYTVSMRQAGADPATPPVLSTTVQVGPDSARTVAGVGRFAELGLAVLEDDLALPPPGQARVRVVSGASTAPALDASAGGTPVADDLAFAEAGEPTTVPGGGGRLQVTVDGEATELPLDVAAGAVYSLFVLDRPEGGYTVRTVLDAAGAGTVPTGAVEAGAGGAATRPPAPGVLGAVAVTALAGAGLAVARRSRRSRR; encoded by the coding sequence GTGGACCGCTGGACCCGCGTGCTGGCCGTGACCGCCCTCGGCGCCGGGGCGGTGCTCCTCACCCCGACCGGGGCCGGCGCCGCCGAGACCGGGCTGCTGCGGCTGGCGCACCTGTCCCCCGACACCCCGGCGGTCGACGTCTACGTCGACTCGGTGGCCGACCCGGGCGACGGCACCGCGCTGCTCACCGTGCCCGGGGTGGGTTACGGGACGATCTCGGACTACCAGGACGTGCCCGCGGGGGTCTACACGGTGAGCATGCGTCAGGCCGGCGCGGACCCCGCCACCCCGCCGGTGCTGTCGACCACCGTGCAGGTCGGCCCGGACAGCGCCCGCACCGTCGCCGGGGTCGGCCGCTTCGCCGAGCTGGGCCTGGCCGTGCTGGAGGACGACCTGGCGCTCCCGCCACCGGGGCAGGCGCGGGTCCGGGTGGTGTCCGGAGCCAGCACCGCCCCGGCGCTGGACGCCTCCGCCGGGGGCACGCCCGTCGCCGACGACCTGGCCTTCGCCGAGGCCGGCGAGCCCACCACCGTGCCCGGGGGCGGCGGCCGCCTGCAGGTGACCGTGGACGGCGAGGCGACCGAGCTGCCGCTGGACGTGGCCGCGGGCGCCGTCTACAGCCTGTTCGTCCTGGACCGGCCCGAGGGCGGGTACACCGTGCGCACCGTCCTGGACGCCGCGGGGGCCGGCACGGTGCCGACCGGCGCGGTGGAGGCCGGGGCCGGAGGGGCCGCGACGCGGCCACCGGCGCCGGGCGTGCTCGGTGCCGTCGCGGTCACCGCGCTCGCCGGTGCCGGGCTGGCCGTGGCCCGGCGGTCCCGGCGGTCCCGACGGTGA
- the ccrA gene encoding crotonyl-CoA carboxylase/reductase — MDEIRDAILADQLTDVAALPVPRSYRAVLVRKDEQDMFEGLTTKEKDPRKSLHVEEVATPELGPGEAIVAVMASSVNYNTVWTSIFEPVSTFGFLERYGRLHDLAKRHDLPYHVVGSDLAGVVLRVGPGVNRWKPGDEVVAHCLSVELEDPAGHDDTMLDPQQRIWGFETNFGGLAELALVKSNQLMPKPAHLTWEEAASPGLVNSTAYRQLVSPNGAGMKQGDVVLIWGASGGLGSYATQMALNGGAIPVCVVSSPEKADIVRRMGAELVIDRAEEGYRFWKDEDTQDPREWQRLGKRIRELTGGDDVDIVFEHPGRETFGASVYVAKKGGTIVTCASTSGYMHSYDNRYLWMNLKRIVGSHFANYKEAWEANRLIDKGLVHPTLSRVYPMDEVGQAAYDVHHNSHQGKVGVLTLSPAEGLGVKDTAKRERHLTAINRFRGV, encoded by the coding sequence GTGGACGAGATCAGGGACGCCATCCTCGCCGACCAGCTGACCGACGTCGCCGCGCTGCCGGTGCCGCGGTCCTACCGCGCGGTGCTGGTCCGCAAGGACGAGCAGGACATGTTCGAGGGCCTGACCACCAAGGAGAAGGACCCCCGCAAGTCCCTGCACGTCGAGGAGGTGGCGACGCCGGAGCTCGGCCCGGGAGAGGCGATCGTGGCCGTGATGGCGTCCTCGGTGAACTACAACACCGTCTGGACGTCGATCTTCGAGCCGGTGTCCACCTTCGGCTTCCTGGAGCGCTACGGGCGGCTGCACGACCTGGCCAAGCGGCACGACCTGCCCTACCACGTCGTGGGCTCCGACCTCGCCGGCGTCGTCCTGCGGGTGGGCCCCGGGGTGAACCGCTGGAAGCCCGGCGACGAGGTGGTGGCGCACTGCCTGTCGGTGGAGCTGGAGGACCCGGCCGGCCACGACGACACGATGCTGGACCCGCAGCAGCGGATCTGGGGGTTCGAGACCAACTTCGGCGGCCTGGCCGAGCTCGCCCTGGTCAAGAGCAACCAGCTGATGCCCAAGCCCGCCCACCTCACCTGGGAGGAGGCGGCCAGCCCCGGGCTGGTCAACTCCACCGCCTACCGGCAGCTGGTCAGCCCCAACGGCGCGGGCATGAAGCAGGGCGACGTCGTGCTGATCTGGGGGGCGTCGGGCGGGCTGGGCTCCTACGCCACCCAGATGGCGCTCAACGGCGGCGCGATCCCGGTCTGCGTGGTCTCCAGCCCGGAGAAGGCCGACATCGTCCGGCGGATGGGCGCCGAGCTGGTCATCGACCGCGCGGAGGAGGGCTACCGGTTCTGGAAGGACGAGGACACCCAGGACCCCAGGGAGTGGCAGCGGCTGGGCAAGCGGATCCGGGAGCTGACCGGCGGCGACGACGTCGACATCGTCTTCGAGCACCCCGGCCGGGAGACCTTCGGCGCCAGCGTGTACGTGGCCAAGAAGGGCGGCACGATCGTCACCTGCGCCTCGACCAGCGGGTACATGCACTCCTACGACAACCGCTACCTGTGGATGAACCTCAAGCGGATCGTCGGGTCGCACTTCGCCAACTACAAGGAGGCGTGGGAGGCCAACCGGCTCATCGACAAGGGCCTGGTGCACCCCACGCTGTCCCGGGTCTACCCGATGGACGAGGTCGGCCAGGCCGCCTACGACGTCCACCACAACAGCCACCAGGGCAAGGTCGGCGTGCTGACCCTCTCCCCGGCCGAGGGCCTCGGCGTCAAGGACACCGCCAAGCGCGAGAGGCACCTGACCGCGATCAACCGCTTCCGCGGGGTGTGA